One stretch of Geoalkalibacter ferrihydriticus DSM 17813 DNA includes these proteins:
- a CDS encoding DUF6448 family protein — protein MKKKVSGKKFLAVLVGTLAFMIPQMAAAHCDALDGPVITEARVALEKGDITPLLKWVMPEYENEVRQAFAQTLQVRGLGPQAQELADLYFFETLVRVHRAGEGAPYTGIKPAGTIEAPIAKADLALEKGSVDELADAISSHVAKEMRSRFAHALELRKRADESVEVGREFVEAYVQYVHFVEGIVAVVHGEHAH, from the coding sequence ATGAAGAAAAAAGTGTCTGGCAAAAAGTTTCTGGCGGTTCTGGTCGGCACACTGGCATTTATGATTCCCCAGATGGCGGCTGCACACTGTGATGCCCTGGATGGACCGGTCATCACTGAAGCGAGGGTTGCTCTCGAAAAAGGCGATATCACCCCGCTTCTCAAGTGGGTCATGCCTGAGTATGAAAACGAGGTGCGCCAGGCATTTGCGCAAACCCTGCAGGTTCGAGGACTTGGGCCCCAGGCACAGGAGCTGGCCGATCTGTATTTCTTCGAAACCCTGGTACGCGTTCACCGTGCTGGCGAAGGAGCGCCCTATACCGGCATTAAACCGGCCGGCACCATTGAGGCGCCAATCGCCAAGGCGGATCTGGCTCTTGAAAAAGGGTCTGTTGATGAGCTGGCCGATGCCATTTCGTCCCATGTGGCCAAGGAAATGCGCAGCCGCTTTGCCCATGCCCTGGAACTTCGCAAACGTGCTGATGAGAGCGTTGAGGTCGGCCGTGAATTTGTCGAAGCCTATGTCCAATATGTTCACTTCGTTGAAGGGATCGTCGCCGTAGTTCATGGCGAGCACGCCCATTAA